A single Oncorhynchus mykiss isolate Arlee chromosome 24, USDA_OmykA_1.1, whole genome shotgun sequence DNA region contains:
- the LOC110504137 gene encoding transcription cofactor HES-6 codes for MAPSALHIKNGFGMDEDDYYGINKGDRKARKPLVEKKRRARINESLQELRTLLADTDSKVENAEVLEMTVKKVEHILKDRPQETDIMNREASERFAAGYIQCMHEVHMFVTNCPGIDATVAAELLNHLLECMPLNEDHSQDMVMDIISDTSSNNGSTWPAGEAVCAALASPGCRSISSGSSSALSPVASTTSSEDLCETDSEHNQGATDALGNQQAQNMPTISYYKSMWRPW; via the exons ATGGCCCCCTCGGCTCTGCACATCAAGAACGGATTTGGCATGGATGAGGATGACTACTACGGGATTAATAAAGGGGATAGAAAG GCAAGAAAACCTTTGGTGGAGAAGAAGAGGCGTGCTCGTATCAATGAGAGTTTGCAGGAGCTCCGGACCTTGCTCGCTGACACCGAC TCAAAGGTGGAGAACGCAGAGGTACTGGAGATGACGGTGAAAAAAGTGGAGCATATTCTCAAGGATCGTCCCCAAG AGACTGACATCATGAACCGGGAGGCCAGCGAGAGGTTTGCAGCAGGCTACATCCAGTGCATGCATGAGGTCCATATGTTTGTGACCAACTGTCCCGGGATAGACGCGACGGTGGCAGCCGAGCTACTGAACCACCTGCTGGAGTGTATGCCCTTGAACGAGGATCACTCCCAGGACATGGTTATGGATATAATATCGGACACTTCCAGCAACAACGGCAGCACTTGGCCAGCCGGCGAGGCAGTGTGCGCGGCACTAGCCTCACCCGGATGCAGGAGTATATCCAGCGGCTCTTCCTCGGCCCTCTCCCCCGTCGCCTCCACCACCTCCAGTGAGGACCTGTGCGAGACAGACAGCGAGCATAACCAGGGCGCTACCGACGCACTGGGGAACCAACAGGCCCAGAACATGCCCACTATCAGCTACTACAAGTCCATGTGGAGGCCCTGGTAG